A genomic stretch from Achromobacter spanius includes:
- the phnX gene encoding phosphonoacetaldehyde hydrolase codes for MTLMTVSTLPVQLEAVIFDWAGTLVDFGSFAPTKVFVDAFSQFGMEVSLKEARGPMGMGKWDHIRALCDQPAIASQYQAQFGRLPSDDDVTAIYDRFLPMQLEKVAQYSAAIPGAAELLRALRQHGLKIGSCSGYPDSVMRRVVERAASEGLEPDCIVASDDVPRARPAPAMALKNVIELGLLDVAGCIKVDDTAPGIEEGRRAGMWTVGLLLSGNAAGLTLDEYLSLDENGRERARTEARVELSSAHPHYLIDTVADLPAVITDIEARLARGQRP; via the coding sequence ATGACCCTCATGACTGTTTCAACCTTGCCCGTCCAACTGGAAGCCGTCATCTTTGACTGGGCCGGCACGCTGGTGGACTTCGGTTCGTTTGCGCCCACCAAGGTGTTCGTGGACGCCTTCTCGCAGTTCGGCATGGAGGTGTCGCTGAAGGAAGCCCGCGGCCCCATGGGCATGGGCAAGTGGGACCATATCCGCGCCCTGTGCGACCAGCCCGCCATCGCCAGCCAGTACCAGGCCCAGTTTGGTCGCTTGCCTTCCGATGACGACGTGACCGCCATCTACGATCGCTTCCTGCCGATGCAACTGGAAAAGGTGGCGCAATATTCAGCGGCCATTCCGGGCGCGGCGGAATTGCTGCGCGCCCTGCGCCAACACGGCTTGAAGATCGGCTCGTGCTCGGGCTACCCCGACAGCGTCATGCGCCGGGTGGTCGAGCGCGCGGCGTCCGAGGGCTTGGAGCCGGACTGCATCGTGGCCAGTGATGATGTGCCGCGCGCGCGCCCGGCGCCTGCGATGGCCTTGAAAAACGTGATCGAGCTGGGGCTGTTGGACGTGGCCGGCTGCATCAAGGTCGACGACACCGCGCCCGGCATCGAGGAAGGGCGCCGCGCGGGCATGTGGACGGTGGGCCTCCTGCTGTCCGGCAACGCCGCCGGCCTGACGCTGGACGAATACCTGAGCCTGGATGAGAACGGGCGCGAGCGCGCACGCACGGAGGCTCGCGTTGAGCTGTCGTCCGCCCACCCGCATTACCTGATCGACACGGTAGCCGACCTGCCCGCCGTGATCACCGACATCGAAGCCCGACTGGCGCGAGGCCAACGACCCTGA
- a CDS encoding putative 2-aminoethylphosphonate ABC transporter substrate-binding protein: MNRYKLLALATALTGVMGAASAETTLTVYTALEADQIKVYQAAFEKANPDIKIQWVRDSTGIIAAKLLAEKSNPKADVIWGLAGTALGLMDKEGMLQPYAPKGLDQIAANMRDAKAEPSWVGMDGYAAAVCFNTIEAEKQKLPKPTSWQDLTKPVYAGKIVMPNPASSGTGFLDVSAWLQIFGEEKGWAYMDALHKNIGSYTHSGSKPCNMAAAGEFPIGVSFDYRAAKLKADGAPVEAVFPSEGLGWEVEATAIMKGTKHLEAARKLADFSASREANELYKANFAVLAIPSIATANPNLPADLTKRMIKNDFVWAATNRERIIAEWTRRYDGKSEPKKK, encoded by the coding sequence ATGAATCGCTACAAGCTGCTTGCCCTGGCCACCGCCCTGACGGGCGTGATGGGCGCCGCCTCCGCCGAGACCACGCTGACGGTCTACACCGCGCTCGAAGCCGACCAGATCAAGGTCTATCAAGCCGCGTTTGAAAAGGCCAATCCCGACATCAAGATCCAGTGGGTCCGCGATTCCACGGGCATCATCGCCGCCAAGCTGTTGGCGGAAAAGAGCAACCCCAAGGCGGACGTGATCTGGGGCTTGGCCGGCACGGCGCTGGGCCTGATGGACAAGGAAGGCATGCTGCAACCCTACGCCCCGAAGGGCCTGGACCAGATCGCCGCGAACATGCGCGACGCCAAGGCCGAGCCGTCGTGGGTCGGCATGGACGGCTATGCCGCCGCCGTCTGCTTCAACACCATCGAAGCCGAAAAGCAGAAGCTGCCCAAGCCGACCTCGTGGCAAGACCTGACCAAGCCGGTCTATGCCGGCAAGATCGTCATGCCGAACCCGGCGTCCTCGGGTACGGGCTTTCTGGACGTCAGCGCCTGGCTGCAGATTTTTGGCGAAGAGAAGGGCTGGGCCTACATGGATGCCCTGCACAAGAACATTGGTTCGTACACGCACTCGGGCTCCAAGCCGTGCAACATGGCGGCCGCGGGTGAGTTCCCGATCGGCGTGTCGTTCGACTATCGCGCGGCCAAGCTGAAGGCCGACGGCGCGCCGGTCGAAGCCGTGTTCCCGTCGGAAGGCCTGGGCTGGGAAGTGGAAGCCACCGCCATCATGAAGGGCACCAAGCACCTGGAAGCCGCTCGCAAGCTGGCTGACTTCTCGGCCAGCCGCGAAGCCAACGAACTGTACAAGGCCAACTTCGCGGTGCTGGCGATTCCGTCCATCGCCACGGCCAACCCGAACCTGCCGGCTGACCTGACCAAGCGCATGATCAAGAACGACTTCGTGTGGGCCGCCACGAACCGTGAACGCATCATCGCCGAGTGGACCCGCCGCTACGACGGCAAGTCTGAGCCGAAGAAGAAGTAA
- a CDS encoding TIGR03364 family FAD-dependent oxidoreductase, which translates to MKTYDVIVVGAGMLGIAHAWAAAKRGLSVAVIERSRQAHGATIRNFGQVIVTGQPPGMMLSHAQQARELWLDLAAKAGFHVRANGALVLARNLDEASVLQEFADTRLAQEGYRANLLSAREVAGLYGGQLAHHCLALQGHDDLQIYSREALPAMTRYLAESLGVTFITGTLARAVENGLVGTTAGDFQGKHVFVCPGHDYLTLLPERFAPLNLEVSRLQMLRAAFDTNAIALDRPVLTGLSCVHYGAFSDLPTAQALRQVIQERTPMLVENGIHLLISPTPNGELIIGDSHHYGQDAFPFNDEAVDNAMLDLASQALGARLRVLERWQGVYGAHGPAPFSVMPVDAATTVAVMHSGVGMTVGLAIGERTVAGVIGH; encoded by the coding sequence ATGAAAACTTATGACGTGATCGTGGTGGGCGCGGGCATGCTTGGCATCGCCCACGCCTGGGCGGCTGCCAAGCGCGGCCTGTCGGTGGCGGTCATCGAGCGCAGCCGCCAGGCGCACGGCGCCACCATCCGCAACTTCGGCCAGGTCATCGTGACGGGCCAGCCGCCCGGCATGATGCTGTCGCATGCGCAGCAGGCGCGCGAGCTGTGGCTGGACCTGGCCGCCAAGGCGGGCTTTCATGTGCGGGCCAACGGCGCGTTGGTACTGGCGCGCAACCTCGACGAGGCCAGCGTGCTGCAGGAATTCGCGGACACGCGCCTGGCGCAGGAAGGCTACCGCGCCAACCTGTTGTCGGCGCGCGAGGTTGCCGGCCTGTATGGCGGACAGCTTGCGCACCACTGCCTGGCGCTGCAGGGGCATGACGACCTGCAGATCTATTCGCGCGAAGCCTTGCCCGCCATGACCCGCTATCTGGCGGAGTCGCTGGGGGTGACGTTCATTACCGGCACGCTGGCGCGCGCGGTGGAAAACGGCCTGGTCGGCACCACGGCCGGCGACTTCCAGGGCAAGCATGTTTTCGTGTGCCCCGGGCATGATTACCTGACGCTGCTACCCGAGCGTTTCGCGCCGCTGAACCTGGAAGTCTCGCGCTTGCAGATGCTGCGCGCGGCGTTCGACACCAACGCCATCGCCTTGGACCGCCCGGTGCTGACCGGCCTGTCGTGCGTGCATTACGGCGCATTCTCGGACCTGCCCACGGCGCAGGCCTTGCGCCAGGTGATCCAGGAACGCACGCCGATGCTGGTTGAAAACGGCATCCACCTGCTGATCAGCCCCACGCCGAATGGCGAACTGATCATCGGCGATTCGCATCACTACGGGCAGGATGCGTTCCCGTTCAACGATGAGGCGGTCGACAACGCCATGCTGGACCTGGCATCGCAGGCCTTGGGCGCGCGCTTGCGTGTGCTGGAGCGTTGGCAGGGCGTGTATGGCGCACACGGACCGGCGCCGTTCTCGGTCATGCCGGTGGACGCCGCCACGACCGTGGCGGTCATGCATTCCGGCGTCGGCATGACGGTGGGACTGGCGATCGGTGAACGCACGGTGGCGGGCGTGATCGGACATTGA
- a CDS encoding aromatic ring-hydroxylating oxygenase subunit alpha: MTDIGRMAHVVPARTQLPVSAYFDEALFAREQELIFKQSSQYVGHQKLVPEIGDWRSLVQENGGRVLVRNQQGVELISNVCRHRQALMLGGEAGNVAGNCNTQGNLKATGGNIVCPLHRWTYNNQGELLGAPQFETTPCMNLQKFRLRDCHGLLFEGPRDPASDMAPLFSRPEFNFGDYVLDHVEVHQCNYNWKTFIEVYLEDYHVGPFHPGLGRFVTCDDLTWEFNDWYSLQKVGVHNALAQPGSDVYKQWHDRLLSFREGDAPDFGAVWVTYFPTHMIELYPHVLVLSTLYPKSPQETVNVVEFYYPEEISAFEREFVEAQRAAYMETAIEDDEIAERMDAGRRALMLRGVNEAGPYQSPMEDGMQHFHEWYRRIMQDL, from the coding sequence ATGACCGACATCGGTCGGATGGCACATGTCGTGCCAGCTCGCACCCAGCTACCCGTCAGCGCATATTTTGACGAAGCCCTCTTTGCCCGCGAGCAAGAACTCATTTTCAAGCAATCCTCGCAGTACGTCGGACACCAGAAATTAGTGCCCGAGATTGGGGATTGGCGGTCGTTGGTCCAGGAAAACGGAGGGCGCGTGCTGGTTCGTAACCAGCAAGGCGTTGAACTCATCTCAAATGTCTGCCGCCACCGTCAGGCATTGATGCTGGGCGGCGAAGCCGGCAATGTGGCCGGCAACTGCAATACGCAAGGCAATCTGAAGGCAACCGGCGGCAATATTGTCTGCCCGCTGCACCGTTGGACGTACAACAACCAGGGCGAGTTGTTGGGCGCGCCTCAGTTCGAGACCACCCCCTGCATGAATTTGCAGAAGTTTCGCCTGCGCGATTGCCACGGCTTGCTGTTTGAAGGCCCGCGCGACCCGGCATCGGACATGGCCCCGTTGTTCTCGCGCCCCGAGTTCAACTTCGGTGACTACGTGCTCGACCACGTTGAAGTGCATCAGTGCAACTACAACTGGAAGACATTCATCGAGGTCTACCTCGAGGACTACCACGTTGGGCCGTTCCACCCGGGCCTGGGCCGTTTCGTTACCTGCGACGACCTGACCTGGGAATTCAACGACTGGTACAGCCTGCAGAAAGTGGGCGTGCACAATGCGTTGGCCCAACCGGGTTCAGACGTGTACAAGCAATGGCACGACCGCCTGCTGTCGTTCCGCGAAGGCGATGCGCCCGACTTCGGCGCGGTCTGGGTCACGTACTTTCCGACCCACATGATCGAGCTTTATCCGCATGTGCTGGTGCTGTCCACGCTGTACCCGAAGAGCCCGCAGGAAACGGTGAACGTCGTCGAGTTCTACTACCCCGAGGAAATCTCGGCGTTCGAACGCGAATTTGTCGAAGCCCAGCGCGCTGCCTACATGGAGACGGCCATCGAAGACGATGAGATCGCCGAACGCATGGACGCCGGCCGCCGGGCCCTGATGTTGCGCGGCGTGAATGAGGCCGGCCCTTACCAATCACCGATGGAAGACGGCATGCAGCACTTTCATGAATGGTATCGACGCATCATGCAGGACCTCTGA
- a CDS encoding acyltransferase: protein MPLTEDRYARLDAARWLAAVAVVLLHSAALIVSDPASYGRGAWLAANLYDSAARWCVPVFVMVSGALLLDPNKPQDARQFYSRRMARICAPLLFWTLFYLAWRTGLDWWDDGRIDFSFWPRKVAQGEPYYHLWYLYMIVGLYLFAPLARMLYARSTPRGRALWVVGILGVAILDALYRRALGAPHGFFLTWFLPYLGYFVAGRLIFDGDLRIPRPGLMLLASVAATALGVNLMSDGHKLDTYFYDYFSLTVPFMSLAAFQWIVDSPRLPRLAALAPLTFGIYLIHPVFLDVARRAGAISGNPRDAWTVPLLTLAVFALSAACCWLLKRHPATRKLV from the coding sequence ATGCCTTTGACCGAAGACCGTTATGCCCGCCTGGATGCCGCCCGCTGGTTGGCGGCCGTGGCCGTCGTCCTGTTGCACAGCGCGGCGCTGATCGTCAGTGACCCGGCTTCCTACGGCCGGGGCGCCTGGCTGGCCGCCAATCTCTATGACTCGGCGGCACGCTGGTGCGTACCCGTATTCGTGATGGTCAGCGGCGCCCTGCTGCTGGACCCCAACAAGCCGCAGGACGCCCGCCAGTTCTATAGCCGCCGCATGGCGCGTATCTGCGCGCCGCTCTTGTTCTGGACCTTGTTCTACCTGGCCTGGCGCACCGGCCTGGACTGGTGGGACGATGGCCGTATCGATTTTTCGTTCTGGCCGCGCAAGGTGGCGCAAGGCGAACCGTATTACCACCTTTGGTACCTGTACATGATCGTGGGCCTGTACCTGTTCGCCCCGCTGGCCCGCATGCTGTATGCGCGCAGCACGCCGCGCGGGCGGGCGCTTTGGGTGGTGGGCATCCTGGGCGTGGCTATCCTGGACGCACTCTACCGACGCGCGCTGGGCGCGCCACATGGATTCTTCCTGACGTGGTTCCTGCCGTATCTGGGCTACTTCGTGGCCGGCCGCTTGATTTTCGACGGCGACCTGCGCATTCCCCGGCCCGGCCTGATGCTGCTGGCCAGCGTGGCGGCCACCGCCCTGGGCGTGAACCTGATGTCCGACGGCCATAAGCTGGACACCTACTTCTACGACTACTTCAGCCTGACCGTGCCCTTCATGTCGCTGGCCGCGTTCCAATGGATCGTGGATTCTCCTCGACTGCCGCGCCTGGCCGCCCTGGCGCCGCTGACCTTCGGCATCTACCTGATCCATCCCGTGTTCCTGGATGTGGCGCGCCGGGCCGGCGCCATTTCCGGCAATCCGCGCGACGCCTGGACAGTGCCCTTGCTGACCCTTGCCGTCTTTGCCTTGTCAGCAGCCTGTTGCTGGCTGTTGAAGCGCCACCCGGCTACGCGCAAGCTCGTCTGA